The Miltoncostaea oceani genome includes a region encoding these proteins:
- a CDS encoding helix-turn-helix domain-containing protein, with amino-acid sequence MDASVAEAAEALGISPRRVRALAEAGELPARRVGRAWVIDLDRRQPPRPPGRRLSARSAWAVLGLGHEGLSRSERQRARERQGRLADLPPAALARRAEAHHVVAHPAALRRLADDPRIVLGGVSAAAHHGADVIALDRVEGYIRAADLDDVRREYALGPPADGDSANVVLRVPAPVWPFPEGERYAPRLVVAADLRDAGDERSVRAAHGLIA; translated from the coding sequence ATGGACGCCAGCGTGGCCGAAGCAGCCGAGGCCCTCGGGATCAGCCCCCGCCGGGTGCGCGCGCTCGCCGAGGCGGGAGAACTCCCCGCCCGCCGGGTGGGCCGAGCCTGGGTGATCGACCTCGACCGACGGCAGCCGCCACGCCCTCCCGGCCGGCGGCTGTCGGCCCGCTCGGCCTGGGCGGTCCTCGGCCTCGGTCATGAGGGTCTCTCCCGCTCGGAGCGTCAGCGGGCCCGTGAGCGACAGGGGCGACTCGCGGACTTGCCGCCAGCCGCGCTGGCCCGCCGCGCCGAGGCGCACCATGTCGTCGCCCATCCGGCCGCGCTGCGGCGCCTCGCGGACGACCCTCGGATCGTCCTCGGCGGTGTCTCGGCGGCCGCCCACCACGGCGCCGACGTCATCGCCCTGGATCGGGTGGAGGGCTACATCCGGGCCGCCGACCTCGACGACGTCCGGCGGGAGTACGCCCTCGGCCCTCCTGCAGACGGCGACAGCGCCAACGTGGTGCTGCGCGTCCCGGCGCCGGTGTGGCCGTTTCCCGAGGGCGAGCGGTACGCGCCGCGGCTCGTCGTCGCCGCCGACCTCCGCGATGCCGGCGACGAGCGGAGCGTCCGTGCGGCGCACGGGCTGATCGCGTGA
- a CDS encoding IS3 family transposase (programmed frameshift), protein MEQRERRARREFSEEFKARTVELIESSGKSIGAVCRELDLSETAVRRWVKQAQIDQGTAPGLTSDERAELARLRRENKVLREEREILKKAGGLLRHGDDAVSLYRFIAAEKAAHGVSTLCRTLGVSRSGFYSWAARPPSSRRREDEQLLERLRAVHRMSRGTYGAARIHAELRADGHRHGRKRIARLMREAGIEGTHRRRFQRTTERDPLRAPAADLVERRFLAECPNALWVADITYVRTWAGWLYVAVVVDAYSRRVVGWSMREDLRAELVVDAIQMALWRRQVEPGQLVHHSDRGSQYTSFACGRALREAGIAQSMGSRGDAYDNALAESFMSTLKTELIDRRSWPTRQQARTAIYDYIESWYNPRRRHSGLGYLSPAEFEAQHHRRQESAA, encoded by the exons ATGGAGCAGCGGGAGCGACGGGCACGGCGGGAGTTCAGTGAGGAGTTCAAGGCCCGCACGGTCGAGTTGATCGAGTCCTCGGGGAAGTCCATTGGGGCGGTCTGTCGAGAGCTCGACCTCAGCGAGACGGCGGTACGCCGGTGGGTCAAGCAGGCGCAGATCGACCAGGGCACGGCGCCGGGGCTCACCAGCGACGAACGCGCCGAGCTCGCCCGGCTTCGGCGTGAGAACAAGGTGTTGCGTGAGGAGCGGGAGATCCTGAAAAAAGCCG GCGGCCTTCTTCGCCACGGAGACGACGCGGTGAGCCTCTACCGGTTCATCGCCGCCGAGAAGGCCGCACACGGGGTCTCCACCCTCTGCAGGACGCTCGGCGTCTCACGCTCGGGCTTCTACTCGTGGGCCGCCCGACCACCGTCGAGCCGCCGGCGCGAGGATGAACAGCTCCTCGAGCGGCTCCGCGCGGTGCATCGGATGAGCCGCGGCACCTACGGCGCCGCCCGCATCCACGCCGAACTGCGTGCTGACGGCCACCGCCACGGCCGTAAGCGGATCGCCCGGTTGATGCGCGAGGCGGGGATCGAGGGCACCCACCGGCGCCGCTTCCAGCGCACCACCGAGCGCGACCCGCTGCGGGCCCCGGCCGCGGATCTGGTGGAGCGACGCTTCCTCGCCGAGTGCCCGAACGCGTTGTGGGTGGCTGACATCACCTACGTGCGGACCTGGGCGGGGTGGCTCTATGTCGCGGTGGTCGTCGATGCCTACAGCCGCCGCGTCGTCGGCTGGTCGATGCGCGAGGACCTGCGGGCCGAACTGGTCGTCGATGCGATCCAGATGGCGCTGTGGCGGCGCCAGGTGGAGCCCGGCCAGCTGGTGCACCACAGCGACCGGGGATCCCAGTACACGAGCTTCGCCTGCGGACGCGCCCTGCGCGAGGCGGGGATCGCCCAGTCGATGGGCTCACGTGGCGATGCCTATGACAACGCCCTCGCCGAGTCGTTCATGTCGACCCTCAAGACCGAGCTGATCGACCGACGCTCCTGGCCGACCCGCCAGCAGGCGCGGACCGCGATCTACGACTACATCGAGAGTTGGTACAACCCACGCCGCCGGCACTCGGGCCTCGGTTACCTCAGCCCCGCCGAGTTCGAGGCACAGCACCACCGCCGGCAGGAGTCGGCGGCCTAG
- a CDS encoding aldo/keto reductase, whose translation MTTLPAGFSVTSPDGSRARIGLGLAALGRPGYLNLGHHADLGGDRSVEAMRRRAHDVLDAAYEEGVRHFDAARSYGRAEEFLGGWLASRRPGDVVVSSKWGYVYTAGWQVDADPPEVKHHDLATLRRQLGETRELLGDWLSLYQIHSATPESGVLEDDAVLAELAGLRRDGVAVGVTVSGTSQAETIGRALDLGLFDAVQATWNLHERAAGDALARAHAAGLRVYVKEALANGRLAGREPVPALEAAAAEAGATPDALALAAVLARPWADVVLSGAASADTLRSNLAATGVAWSDRLEERLAPLREDSAAYWSHRSGLRWN comes from the coding sequence ATGACGACGCTCCCGGCCGGATTCTCCGTGACCTCGCCGGACGGATCCCGCGCCCGGATCGGCCTCGGCCTCGCGGCGCTCGGGCGCCCCGGCTACCTCAACCTCGGCCACCACGCCGACCTCGGCGGGGACCGGTCGGTCGAGGCGATGCGGCGCCGCGCCCACGACGTGCTCGACGCCGCGTACGAGGAGGGCGTCCGCCACTTCGACGCGGCGCGCTCCTACGGGCGGGCGGAGGAGTTCCTCGGCGGGTGGCTCGCGTCGCGCCGTCCCGGGGACGTCGTCGTCAGCTCCAAGTGGGGCTACGTCTACACCGCCGGCTGGCAGGTCGACGCCGACCCCCCGGAGGTCAAGCACCACGACCTCGCGACGCTCCGCCGGCAGCTCGGCGAGACGCGGGAGCTCCTCGGCGACTGGCTCTCGCTCTACCAGATCCACTCCGCGACCCCCGAGAGCGGCGTGCTCGAGGACGACGCCGTCCTCGCCGAGCTCGCCGGGCTGCGGCGCGACGGCGTCGCCGTCGGCGTCACCGTCAGCGGCACCAGCCAGGCGGAGACGATCGGGCGCGCGCTCGACCTCGGCCTGTTCGACGCCGTGCAGGCGACGTGGAACCTCCACGAGCGCGCCGCGGGCGACGCCCTCGCCCGGGCGCACGCCGCGGGCCTGCGGGTCTATGTCAAGGAGGCCCTCGCCAACGGCCGCCTCGCGGGCCGGGAGCCCGTGCCCGCGCTCGAGGCCGCGGCGGCCGAGGCCGGCGCCACGCCCGACGCGCTCGCCCTCGCGGCGGTCCTCGCCCGGCCGTGGGCGGACGTCGTGCTGAGCGGCGCCGCGAGCGCCGACACGTTGCGGAGCAACCTCGCCGCGACCGGGGTCGCCTGGTCCGACCGGCTCGAGGAGCGGCTCGCGCCGTTGCGCGAGGACAGCGCCGCATACTGGTCGCACCGGTCGGGGCTCCGCTGGAACTGA
- a CDS encoding FtsX-like permease family protein — MRLALREMRRRPGRFTVAAAILTLIALLLMFLGGLLDGLLAGSTGAYRAQQADLIAYSSDAEESLVRSRITPEVRAEVARAADGARVAGLGSVQLGARLDGRGPRDLVPVVLFGFEAPPRGIDGDPPPPGEVYADDSLRAEGVERGDVVRLGADRTPVTVIGFLDDSRYSGQATLWGSLPTWRAVLEANRPGARVGEGVVQALVIGGGGSAPAPAARDIDDATGGATSTLTVDAAIEALPGVAQQRTVFNQIIAVTVVVALVVVALFFALITVERTALYGVLKAIGASSGTLFAGVLLQALVVTLVAAVIGIAASLALDAAIPAGSLPFLADPARLLTNVGYLVVASVVGCAFSLRRVLRVDPARAIGGEG; from the coding sequence GTGAGGCTCGCCCTCCGCGAGATGCGCCGCCGCCCCGGACGCTTCACCGTCGCCGCGGCGATCCTCACCCTCATCGCCCTGCTGCTGATGTTCCTCGGCGGGCTGCTCGACGGGCTCCTCGCCGGCAGCACCGGCGCGTACCGGGCGCAGCAGGCCGACCTCATCGCGTACTCCTCCGACGCGGAGGAGTCGCTGGTGCGCAGCCGCATCACCCCCGAGGTGCGGGCCGAGGTCGCGCGCGCCGCGGACGGCGCGCGCGTCGCGGGTCTCGGCAGCGTCCAGCTCGGCGCGCGCCTCGACGGGCGCGGCCCCCGGGACCTCGTGCCGGTCGTGCTGTTCGGCTTCGAGGCGCCGCCGCGCGGCATCGACGGGGACCCGCCGCCACCCGGCGAGGTCTACGCCGACGACTCCCTGCGCGCCGAGGGCGTGGAGCGGGGCGACGTCGTGCGCCTCGGCGCGGACCGGACGCCCGTCACCGTCATCGGATTCCTCGACGACAGCCGCTACTCGGGGCAGGCGACGCTGTGGGGCTCCCTCCCCACCTGGCGTGCCGTCCTGGAGGCCAACCGGCCCGGGGCGCGCGTCGGCGAGGGCGTCGTCCAGGCCCTCGTCATCGGCGGCGGCGGGTCCGCGCCGGCCCCCGCGGCCCGGGACATCGACGACGCCACCGGCGGCGCCACCTCCACGCTCACCGTGGACGCGGCGATCGAGGCGCTCCCCGGGGTCGCGCAGCAGCGGACCGTCTTCAACCAGATCATCGCCGTCACCGTCGTCGTGGCCCTCGTCGTCGTCGCCCTCTTCTTCGCGCTCATCACCGTCGAGCGGACGGCACTGTACGGGGTGCTCAAGGCGATCGGCGCGAGCTCCGGGACCCTCTTCGCCGGGGTGCTCCTGCAGGCGCTGGTCGTGACCCTCGTCGCCGCGGTCATCGGGATCGCCGCCTCGCTCGCCCTCGACGCCGCGATCCCCGCCGGGTCGCTGCCGTTCCTCGCCGACCCGGCGCGGCTGCTCACCAACGTCGGGTACCTCGTCGTCGCCTCCGTCGTCGGCTGCGCGTTCTCCCTGCGCCGCGTGCTGCGCGTCGACCCCGCCCGCGCGATCGGCGGCGAGGGATGA
- a CDS encoding ABC transporter ATP-binding protein: MDDERTPALRMEGVRRTFRSGDDEVVAVSNVDLTVGADEIVALVGPSGSGKTTLCSIAGGLLQPTAGTVVVGGRDISGYSARELTGFRSTSVGFVFQTVNLVPFLTARENLLVVDELGPRTGRRARDRADQLLEELGLADKADRLPAELSGGQRQRVAIGRALMNEPSLVLFDEPTSALDTELGDQVMRLIRDEMKSRGTAAIIVTHDDRITHYADRIVRIVDGALSDGSARGADDPAATPAPGGRD; this comes from the coding sequence ATGGACGACGAGCGCACCCCCGCGTTGCGGATGGAGGGCGTCCGCAGGACGTTCCGCAGCGGGGACGACGAGGTCGTCGCCGTGAGCAACGTCGACCTGACCGTCGGGGCCGACGAGATCGTCGCCCTCGTCGGGCCGTCCGGCTCCGGGAAGACGACGCTCTGCTCGATCGCCGGTGGGCTGCTGCAGCCCACCGCCGGCACCGTCGTCGTGGGCGGCCGGGACATCTCCGGCTACTCCGCACGGGAGCTCACCGGGTTCCGGAGCACATCGGTCGGGTTCGTCTTCCAGACGGTCAACCTCGTGCCCTTCCTGACCGCCCGGGAGAACTTGCTGGTCGTCGACGAGCTCGGGCCGCGGACCGGCCGCCGGGCCCGGGACCGGGCCGACCAGCTCCTCGAGGAGCTCGGGCTGGCCGACAAGGCCGACCGCCTGCCGGCGGAGCTCTCCGGCGGGCAACGGCAGCGCGTCGCGATCGGGCGCGCCCTCATGAACGAACCGTCCCTCGTGCTGTTCGACGAGCCCACCTCGGCGCTCGACACGGAGCTCGGCGACCAGGTCATGCGCCTCATCCGGGACGAGATGAAGTCGCGGGGCACGGCGGCGATCATCGTCACCCACGACGACCGCATCACCCACTACGCCGACCGCATCGTGAGGATCGTCGACGGGGCGCTGAGCGACGGCTCCGCGCGCGGCGCCGACGACCCGGCGGCGACCCCGGCCCCCGGGGGGCGCGACTAG